One window from the genome of Chloroflexota bacterium encodes:
- a CDS encoding iron-regulated protein, with protein MKHTVVLSLVLAMSLLLAIGCQQLAGPSEPEVDVDALKTAIVANYANGVHASYSQSLNSARAMDVAIDSFLANPTPATLEAAKRAWLVARDDYGPTEAFRFYSGPIDNEEDGPEGLLNAWPMDESYIDYVEGDASAGIINMPDEYPTIDADLLVSLNEEGGEENVSTGWHAIEFLLWGQDLNDIGPGARPVEDYTTNDNADRRAQYLAVASDLLLVHLGDMVNAWAPGGGNYRADFVALSSDEAITNIITGIGELSRGELAGERMTVAYEARSQEDEHSCFSDNTVADIVGNAIGIQMVLEGNFGTVMGPGILDLIAVENPELAEQLAGEVELSIAQARQIPSPFDQHLAEGVPDSAAGRMQTLRVIESLEKQTDTIVSAATAVGITISVS; from the coding sequence ATGAAACACACAGTCGTCTTGTCTCTAGTTCTGGCTATGAGCCTACTACTTGCGATAGGTTGCCAACAACTGGCGGGTCCGTCCGAGCCGGAAGTCGATGTCGATGCACTGAAAACCGCAATCGTCGCCAACTACGCTAATGGCGTCCATGCGAGCTACTCGCAGAGCTTGAATTCGGCGCGCGCTATGGATGTGGCGATAGACTCGTTCCTAGCCAATCCCACGCCCGCCACGCTCGAAGCGGCGAAGCGCGCTTGGCTGGTCGCAAGGGATGACTACGGCCCAACCGAGGCGTTCCGCTTCTACAGCGGGCCCATCGACAACGAAGAGGATGGACCTGAAGGTCTGCTCAACGCCTGGCCGATGGACGAGTCGTACATCGACTATGTGGAAGGCGATGCGAGCGCGGGCATCATCAACATGCCGGATGAATATCCTACCATCGACGCCGACCTGCTCGTGTCCCTCAATGAAGAGGGCGGCGAGGAGAATGTGTCCACGGGCTGGCACGCCATCGAGTTCCTGCTCTGGGGACAGGACCTTAACGACATAGGACCCGGCGCGCGACCCGTCGAAGACTACACGACCAACGACAACGCAGACCGCCGCGCGCAGTATCTCGCCGTCGCGTCCGACCTGCTGCTGGTTCATTTGGGCGACATGGTTAACGCCTGGGCGCCCGGTGGCGGCAATTACCGCGCCGATTTCGTCGCGTTGTCCAGCGACGAAGCCATCACGAACATCATCACCGGCATCGGCGAACTTAGCCGCGGCGAACTCGCCGGCGAGCGCATGACTGTCGCATACGAAGCGCGCTCGCAGGAAGACGAGCATTCCTGTTTCTCCGATAACACCGTCGCCGACATCGTGGGCAACGCCATTGGCATCCAGATGGTGCTGGAAGGCAACTTCGGCACTGTGATGGGGCCCGGTATCCTCGACTTGATAGCGGTTGAGAATCCCGAACTCGCCGAACAGCTCGCCGGTGAAGTGGAGTTGAGCATCGCGCAGGCGCGGCAGATTCCGTCGCCCTTCGACCAGCACCTCGCCGAGGGCGTTCCCGACAGCGCGGCTGGCCGCATGCAGACGCTGCGCGTAATCGAATCGCTGGAAAAGCAGACCGATACGATAGTCTCAGCCGCAACCGCCGTTGGCATTACGATTAGCGTGAGCTAA
- a CDS encoding MBL fold metallo-hydrolase, giving the protein MSTTPGTEIIELETGVFARLQEGLTNGGIIIGDASVLVIDSLRVPSFARDLIHDVRHITDKPIQYLVDTHSHWDHAWGNEEFPDATIIGHENCYNEMVDVEWNEQWRESVMNSGDAWSEEAGIVKITPPNLTFETSMRLYFGGRELHLRYLGKAHTAGDTHIHLPDDGIVFCGDVAQDGGVPYLGDSYPDEWPDTDDRLVGLPIDRFVSGHGPVGEPAALAEARDFIHEIFAMLKAAHRDGRGAEDAASSTVAALTPRYGAWRSFDRLEESLPAVYAKLG; this is encoded by the coding sequence ATGAGCACTACACCGGGAACGGAAATCATCGAACTGGAGACGGGCGTATTCGCGCGGCTGCAGGAAGGCTTGACCAATGGCGGCATCATCATCGGCGACGCCAGCGTGCTGGTGATAGACTCGCTGCGCGTGCCGTCGTTCGCCCGCGACCTGATTCACGATGTGCGCCACATCACCGACAAGCCGATTCAGTATCTGGTGGATACGCACTCGCACTGGGACCACGCCTGGGGCAACGAAGAGTTTCCGGACGCGACGATAATCGGGCACGAAAACTGCTACAACGAGATGGTGGATGTGGAGTGGAATGAGCAGTGGCGCGAGAGTGTGATGAACTCAGGAGACGCGTGGTCCGAAGAGGCGGGCATAGTTAAGATTACGCCGCCCAACCTGACATTCGAGACGAGCATGCGGCTGTATTTCGGAGGCCGCGAGCTGCACCTGCGATACTTGGGCAAGGCGCACACCGCCGGCGACACGCACATCCACCTGCCGGACGACGGCATCGTATTCTGTGGCGATGTCGCGCAGGACGGCGGCGTGCCATATTTGGGCGATTCCTATCCCGACGAATGGCCCGACACGGACGACCGCCTAGTCGGGCTGCCAATCGACCGCTTCGTATCCGGGCATGGTCCCGTCGGCGAGCCTGCCGCCCTAGCGGAAGCGCGAGACTTCATCCACGAGATATTCGCCATGCTCAAAGCCGCTCACCGCGATGGAAGAGGCGCCGAAGATGCGGCATCATCCACAGTCGCCGCGCTGACCCCGCGCTACGGCGCATGGCGCAGCTTCGACCGCCTAGAAGAATCCCTGCCCGCGGTGTACGCGAAACTGGGGTAG
- a CDS encoding cupin domain-containing protein: MARHGRPPSRAANRPLRIRAWSRRRACRPSGSARLHPRDIRHAQSRSPRWKRRRRCGIIHSRRADPALRRMAQLRPPRRIPARGVRETGVGLMMGARGSVGASTDVESAQPRRPHAGKEANMPIIDHNNAKEVPWRPNYRKWLITEEGDGTTSTEAAISEVGIGMGAPLHTHEDDELIVILSGALSVRYGDETHEVGADHTVVVPPNVPHGFTAIGDAPAKIIGMFPAKDPFLRTKYLEGEPPASH; the protein is encoded by the coding sequence ATGGCCCGACACGGACGACCGCCTAGTCGGGCTGCCAATCGACCGCTTCGTATCCGGGCATGGTCCCGTCGGCGAGCCTGCCGCCCTAGCGGAAGCGCGAGACTTCATCCACGAGATATTCGCCATGCTCAAAGCCGCTCACCGCGATGGAAGAGGCGCCGAAGATGCGGCATCATCCACAGTCGCCGCGCTGACCCCGCGCTACGGCGCATGGCGCAGCTTCGACCGCCTAGAAGAATCCCTGCCCGCGGTGTACGCGAAACTGGGGTAGGGCTTATGATGGGGGCAAGGGGCAGCGTCGGTGCATCTACTGATGTAGAATCCGCGCAACCACGCCGGCCCCATGCAGGCAAGGAGGCGAATATGCCGATTATTGACCATAACAACGCAAAGGAAGTGCCTTGGCGGCCGAACTATCGCAAGTGGCTTATTACGGAAGAGGGCGACGGCACGACTTCGACGGAAGCCGCCATCAGCGAGGTCGGCATCGGCATGGGCGCGCCGCTGCACACGCACGAGGACGACGAGCTTATCGTCATTCTGAGCGGCGCTCTGAGCGTCCGCTACGGCGATGAGACGCACGAAGTCGGCGCTGATCACACCGTCGTCGTGCCGCCCAACGTGCCGCACGGCTTCACCGCAATCGGCGACGCGCCCGCCAAGATTATCGGCATGTTCCCCGCCAAAGACCCGTTCCTGCGAACAAAGTACCTCGAAGGCGAACCGCCGGCGTCGCATTAA
- a CDS encoding SOS response-associated peptidase: protein MRRARAAGVHCSTRARRRCTSCLRSDGHSGSGAGLIPANGFYEWRKDASGNRTPVWFHREDDAPLAFAGIWRSERMADGDIHACAIITCAANDLAAPIHHRMPVILPPADYEEWISADSEPSDLLALLQPYEWREMAYHTVSSEVNRAANNYPALTARAVQEAQIGFAGI from the coding sequence ATCCGAAGAGCAAGGGCAGCGGGCGTCCATTGTTCAACGCGCGCGCGGAGACGGTGCACGAGTTGCCTTCGTTCCGACGGTCATTCGGGGAGCGGCGCTGGTCTCATACCTGCCAACGGATTCTACGAGTGGCGCAAAGACGCGTCCGGTAATCGGACGCCGGTCTGGTTTCACCGCGAGGACGACGCGCCGTTAGCATTCGCGGGCATTTGGCGGAGCGAGCGCATGGCAGACGGCGACATACATGCGTGCGCCATTATCACCTGTGCGGCGAACGACCTAGCCGCGCCGATCCACCACAGGATGCCCGTCATTCTGCCGCCGGCGGACTACGAAGAATGGATAAGCGCGGACTCGGAGCCGTCCGATCTGTTGGCGCTGTTGCAGCCGTATGAATGGCGAGAGATGGCGTATCACACCGTATCGAGCGAAGTCAACCGCGCCGCCAACAACTACCCCGCACTGACAGCCCGCGCCGTGCAAGAAGCGCAGATTGGCTTTGCGGGCATCTAA
- a CDS encoding SOS response-associated peptidase — protein MDKCPHNLNKDNDMCGRYGLFAELDPLAEQFDFDSSMMEDVYTPRWNIPPTAPVLTVQSAGANTEGICRPNTASLLRWGMTGARNPKSKGSGRPLFNARAETVHELPSFRRSFGERRWSHTCQRILRVAQRRVR, from the coding sequence ATGGACAAATGTCCACACAACCTAAACAAGGACAACGATATGTGCGGACGATACGGCTTATTCGCGGAATTAGACCCCCTGGCAGAGCAGTTCGACTTCGATTCGTCGATGATGGAAGATGTCTATACCCCGCGCTGGAACATCCCACCGACTGCGCCGGTGCTGACCGTGCAATCTGCCGGCGCGAATACGGAAGGCATTTGCCGCCCGAACACCGCCAGCCTGCTGCGATGGGGCATGACCGGCGCGCGCAATCCGAAGAGCAAGGGCAGCGGGCGTCCATTGTTCAACGCGCGCGCGGAGACGGTGCACGAGTTGCCTTCGTTCCGACGGTCATTCGGGGAGCGGCGCTGGTCTCATACCTGCCAACGGATTCTACGAGTGGCGCAAAGACGCGTCCGGTAA
- a CDS encoding SCO1664 family protein produces MPSRRRRRRSQPSPQRSDAVPIQLPEADAIPLLESAEVIGGYRMPYGSNYTFMVHLDAGDGKCIRAIYKPRDGERPLYDYPSGTLYQREHATFLVSRELGWPKVPYTLVRDGPYGIGSIQMYIDCDPDITYFSLVEENEDELAKFAVFDLIVNNGDRKAGHCLQDEDGDIWSIDHGLTFHPLFKLRTVMVEFWGKPVPDNLADDLQELHATLQSPTENLPYILGDLIDTVEMRALIKRLEIVLEQGALPMLDPYRNVPWPWV; encoded by the coding sequence TTGCCTTCACGAAGACGCAGACGCCGCAGCCAACCCTCACCCCAGCGCTCGGATGCAGTCCCGATTCAGCTGCCGGAAGCGGACGCCATCCCACTGCTGGAATCTGCCGAGGTCATCGGCGGATACCGCATGCCCTACGGCTCCAACTACACCTTTATGGTGCATCTGGACGCCGGCGATGGCAAGTGCATCCGCGCCATATACAAGCCGCGAGACGGCGAGCGCCCGCTCTACGACTACCCCAGCGGCACGCTCTACCAGCGCGAACACGCCACATTCCTCGTCAGCCGCGAGCTAGGCTGGCCCAAAGTGCCGTACACCCTGGTGCGCGACGGACCATACGGCATCGGCTCGATACAGATGTACATCGACTGCGACCCGGACATAACCTACTTCAGCCTCGTCGAGGAGAACGAAGATGAGCTCGCCAAGTTCGCCGTGTTCGACCTGATAGTAAACAACGGCGACAGGAAGGCGGGACACTGCCTGCAAGACGAGGACGGCGACATCTGGAGCATCGACCACGGGCTGACTTTCCATCCGCTGTTCAAGCTGCGCACGGTGATGGTGGAGTTCTGGGGCAAGCCGGTGCCGGACAACCTCGCGGACGACCTGCAAGAGCTGCACGCCACCTTGCAATCGCCCACTGAGAACCTGCCCTACATCCTAGGCGATCTGATTGACACCGTCGAAATGCGCGCCTTGATCAAACGCCTAGAAATCGTCCTAGAGCAAGGCGCACTGCCCATGCTAGACCCCTACCGCAATGTGCCCTGGCCGTGGGTGTAA
- a CDS encoding DUF3090 family protein: MAEPKLEFTNLSRLNADSVGEPGQRTFRILADSDSSTAVLWLEKEHLYELAMGIQQLIANLPENAGTDGFISPEREAPGLTRLEFRIGKLALGHDGNNGMFLIDAYDFEDANEEAATIRIWMDREQMTDFSDEALQVCASGRPICPLCHRPIDITGHTCPRVNGHANISIE, encoded by the coding sequence ATGGCAGAACCTAAACTGGAATTCACCAATCTGAGCCGACTGAACGCGGACTCGGTCGGCGAGCCGGGTCAGCGCACCTTTCGCATTCTCGCGGACAGCGACAGCAGCACCGCCGTGCTGTGGCTCGAAAAGGAACACCTATACGAACTCGCGATGGGCATTCAGCAGCTCATCGCCAACCTACCGGAGAATGCCGGCACGGACGGCTTCATTTCGCCTGAGCGTGAGGCGCCGGGCTTGACGCGCCTGGAGTTTAGAATTGGCAAGCTCGCGCTCGGACACGACGGCAACAACGGCATGTTCCTCATCGACGCCTACGACTTTGAGGATGCAAATGAGGAAGCAGCAACTATCCGCATTTGGATGGACCGCGAGCAGATGACGGATTTCTCCGACGAAGCGCTGCAAGTCTGCGCGTCCGGCAGGCCGATTTGCCCGCTCTGCCACAGGCCGATAGACATAACTGGCCACACATGCCCCCGCGTCAACGGGCACGCCAACATTAGCATCGAATAG
- a CDS encoding VOC family protein — MWGRGVSCPSCASYYIARCPKLQAKGKRMLLKMHHTGFVVSDIDVAARFYEEVIGLNPLPRRERDGSAISQILGYEGTHIKIAEFTHGEYMLELIEYVHPPGSDAHVHERNAFGASHIAFVVDDIDAAYERLIANGARKLNPPIEIVDGKKGCYLQDPDGNWVELLEMG; from the coding sequence ATGTGGGGTAGGGGCGTATCCTGCCCATCCTGTGCATCCTATTACATTGCTCGGTGTCCGAAACTTCAGGCGAAAGGAAAGAGAATGCTGCTCAAAATGCACCACACCGGCTTTGTCGTTAGCGACATTGATGTCGCGGCGCGCTTCTACGAAGAGGTGATTGGGCTGAATCCGCTGCCCAGGCGTGAGCGTGATGGCAGCGCGATTTCGCAGATTCTCGGCTACGAAGGCACGCACATCAAGATTGCCGAGTTTACGCACGGCGAGTATATGCTGGAACTCATCGAGTATGTTCATCCGCCGGGCTCGGACGCGCATGTCCACGAGCGCAACGCATTCGGCGCGTCGCACATCGCCTTCGTCGTGGACGACATCGACGCGGCGTATGAGCGGCTCATCGCCAACGGCGCGCGAAAACTCAACCCGCCCATCGAGATTGTTGACGGCAAGAAAGGATGCTATTTGCAAGACCCGGATGGGAATTGGGTGGAATTGCTGGAGATGGGCTAA
- the larB gene encoding nickel pincer cofactor biosynthesis protein LarB, translating to MDETRLRALLQDFKANGISEDDVISRLIDLPFEDLEFAKVDHHRALRKGFPEVIFGQGKTPEHIASISEALLRRSDRLLVTRASPEAFDAVIDKVPQARYEEMARCIVVDRRHQSERKQTPGVLVVGAGTADLPVAREAVVTAEMMGCDVEQVFDVGVAGLHRLLAQMQSLQRARVVVAVAGMEGALPSVVGGLVQVPVIAVPTSVGYGASFDGLAALLAMLNSCATGIGVVNIDNGFGAGYLAALINHLPPVGD from the coding sequence ATAGACGAGACACGCCTACGGGCTTTGCTGCAAGATTTCAAGGCGAACGGCATCAGCGAAGACGATGTCATATCGCGCCTGATAGACCTGCCTTTTGAGGACCTGGAATTCGCCAAGGTTGACCACCACCGCGCGCTGCGAAAGGGCTTTCCGGAGGTCATATTCGGTCAGGGCAAGACGCCCGAGCACATCGCGTCCATATCCGAGGCGCTGCTGCGGCGCTCCGACCGCCTGCTGGTAACGCGTGCGTCTCCGGAGGCGTTCGACGCCGTAATCGACAAGGTGCCGCAAGCGCGCTACGAAGAGATGGCGCGCTGCATCGTCGTTGACCGGCGGCATCAGTCTGAGCGCAAGCAGACGCCGGGAGTGCTAGTGGTAGGCGCCGGCACCGCCGACCTGCCGGTAGCGCGCGAAGCAGTCGTAACCGCCGAGATGATGGGCTGCGATGTTGAGCAAGTCTTCGATGTGGGAGTCGCCGGTCTGCACCGTCTGCTCGCGCAGATGCAGTCGCTGCAACGCGCGCGCGTGGTCGTCGCCGTGGCGGGCATGGAAGGCGCGCTGCCGTCCGTAGTGGGCGGTCTCGTGCAAGTGCCGGTCATCGCAGTGCCGACGAGCGTAGGCTACGGCGCGAGCTTCGACGGACTAGCCGCGCTGCTCGCGATGCTAAACAGCTGCGCCACCGGCATTGGCGTCGTCAACATCGACAACGGCTTCGGCGCCGGCTACCTAGCCGCCCTGATAAACCACCTTCCGCCGGTTGGGGATTGA
- a CDS encoding cytochrome P450, producing MESGVSYDPTSASIRNNPYDTYDRLREKDPIHRMRLINGFVLTRYDDVDTVLRDHRRFRKNDGVVDEYRSMLHHDPPEHTRLRSLVSKAFTPRSVRELHPRVQRIVDELLADLDGKDRFDLIDAFAYPLPVTVIAEMLGVPAQDMDRFNDWSNDISLTIEPTLNDDQIRRVQHATDEFYAYFESIIEQRRSDPQDDMVTALLNAEDEGDKLTHEEMLGTLVLLLVAGNETTRNLIGNGMHALLKNPVQLQRLRDNPDMLDSAINELLRYDSPVQLDGRLVHDDVEIAGQPIRAGQRVLCAIGAANRDPAAFSQPDKLDIGRNEKSHIAFGRGIHHCLGAPLALLEARAAFSAVLDRFSDIELVAEPVYREQVVLRGLEELWVDVKWS from the coding sequence ATGGAATCCGGAGTCAGCTACGATCCAACTTCGGCAAGCATTCGCAACAACCCATACGATACCTACGACCGCCTGCGCGAAAAAGACCCGATTCACCGCATGCGGTTGATTAACGGTTTCGTGTTGACCCGATACGACGATGTGGACACGGTTCTGCGCGACCACCGGCGCTTTCGCAAGAACGACGGCGTCGTGGACGAATACCGCAGCATGCTGCACCACGACCCGCCCGAACACACGCGGCTGCGCTCGCTCGTGTCCAAGGCGTTCACGCCGCGCTCGGTGCGAGAGCTGCATCCAAGGGTGCAGCGCATCGTGGACGAACTGCTGGCAGACCTAGACGGCAAGGACAGGTTTGATCTGATAGACGCCTTCGCCTATCCGCTGCCCGTAACCGTGATAGCCGAGATGCTGGGCGTTCCCGCGCAGGACATGGACAGGTTCAATGACTGGTCGAACGACATATCGCTCACCATCGAACCCACGCTGAACGATGACCAAATTCGCCGTGTTCAGCACGCCACCGACGAGTTTTACGCATACTTTGAATCTATCATCGAACAGCGCCGCAGCGACCCACAGGACGACATGGTTACCGCGCTGCTGAACGCCGAGGACGAGGGCGACAAGCTCACGCACGAAGAGATGCTCGGCACGCTGGTGCTGCTGCTCGTCGCGGGCAACGAGACCACTCGCAACCTCATCGGCAACGGCATGCACGCGCTGCTGAAGAACCCGGTGCAGCTGCAAAGACTGCGCGACAACCCTGACATGCTGGATTCCGCAATCAACGAATTGCTGCGATACGACAGCCCTGTGCAGCTGGACGGCAGGCTTGTGCACGACGATGTGGAAATCGCCGGACAGCCCATCCGCGCCGGTCAGCGGGTACTGTGCGCGATAGGCGCCGCAAACCGCGACCCTGCCGCGTTCTCGCAGCCGGACAAACTCGACATCGGGCGCAACGAAAAGAGCCACATCGCATTCGGACGCGGCATCCACCACTGCCTCGGGGCACCGTTAGCCTTGCTAGAGGCGCGCGCCGCTTTCTCCGCCGTCCTCGATCGCTTCTCGGACATTGAACTGGTCGCCGAACCTGTGTACAGAGAGCAAGTAGTCCTGCGCGGCTTGGAAGAACTATGGGTAGATGTCAAGTGGTCGTAG
- a CDS encoding CoA transferase, producing the protein MLDGLKVLDLTHYVAGPYATRLMAAQGADVVKVERPGVGDPSRRIGPFPDDVPHREKSALYLYLNTGKKSITLDLKHGASKPILRHLLQWADVLVENFRPGVMQRLGLDYDSVSDINPRIVMTSVSNFGQTGPYRNYGAREINLYAMGGLMYITGDAEREPLGMAARLAQYGAGQNAFAGTLGALLHRDISGIGQHVDVAISEYLATILENALSQYSYTGSNFRRTGNRGYGRAAWGPYPCRDGYVGVIAGPDHNWPEMSELMDIAELAADRFGDRAGRGENADELDALMLPWLMSHDRHDIFERAQRRGLAFAYVATPQDILSWEHLRERSFFAQVEHANAVTVEHPTLPWLVDGERSANTTAAPILGQHNSVVYMDMLGYSKPELVCLRGMGAV; encoded by the coding sequence ATGCTTGACGGGCTGAAGGTGCTGGACTTAACGCACTATGTCGCAGGTCCGTATGCCACGCGGCTGATGGCGGCGCAAGGCGCGGATGTCGTCAAGGTGGAGCGGCCGGGCGTGGGCGATCCTTCGCGCCGCATTGGCCCGTTCCCGGACGATGTGCCGCACCGCGAGAAGAGCGCACTGTATCTGTACCTGAACACCGGCAAAAAGTCCATCACTCTCGACCTGAAACACGGCGCGTCCAAGCCGATATTGCGCCACCTGCTGCAATGGGCGGATGTGCTGGTGGAAAACTTTCGACCGGGCGTGATGCAGCGGCTGGGCTTGGACTACGACAGCGTTTCAGACATAAACCCGCGAATTGTAATGACATCCGTATCGAACTTTGGACAGACCGGTCCATACCGCAACTACGGCGCGCGCGAAATCAACCTGTACGCTATGGGCGGGTTGATGTATATCACTGGCGACGCAGAGCGCGAACCGCTGGGCATGGCGGCGCGTCTGGCGCAGTACGGCGCGGGACAGAACGCATTCGCGGGAACGCTCGGCGCGCTGCTGCACCGCGACATATCCGGCATCGGGCAGCATGTAGATGTGGCAATCTCTGAGTATCTGGCGACGATCCTGGAGAACGCGCTCAGCCAGTATAGCTACACCGGCAGCAACTTCCGGCGCACGGGCAACCGCGGTTACGGACGCGCCGCGTGGGGACCGTATCCGTGCCGAGACGGCTATGTCGGCGTCATCGCAGGTCCCGACCACAACTGGCCCGAAATGTCAGAGCTTATGGACATCGCTGAACTTGCCGCCGACCGCTTTGGCGACAGAGCGGGCAGAGGCGAAAACGCCGACGAACTTGATGCGCTGATGCTGCCTTGGCTGATGAGCCACGACCGCCACGACATATTCGAGCGCGCGCAACGCCGCGGCTTGGCGTTCGCCTATGTTGCAACGCCGCAAGACATCCTAAGCTGGGAACACCTGCGCGAACGCAGCTTCTTCGCGCAAGTCGAACACGCCAACGCAGTCACAGTCGAACACCCCACGCTGCCCTGGCTAGTGGACGGAGAACGCAGCGCAAATACCACTGCCGCGCCAATACTAGGGCAGCATAATAGCGTTGTGTACATGGATATGCTGGGCTATAGCAAGCCCGAATTAGTGTGCTTGCGGGGCATGGGCGCGGTTTAG
- a CDS encoding Uma2 family endonuclease — protein MGIHGGKAGMGREKTPYISISSSAVRGRAMVPNQQVRLTVRDYLDIPEDDENRYQLIDGELYMAPAPSYEHQESSLNLAAILRDFVRENGLGRVVASPIDVYLSDGDVVQPDIVFISNERLHIIHSDGLHGAPGLVIELLSPGTERIDRTLKRERYEKFGVGEYWLADPIAKTIVVFRARTVAFERIGVFTEGMALETPLLPGLRVEISAVFDYYVPSR, from the coding sequence ATGGGGATTCATGGGGGGAAGGCCGGAATGGGGCGAGAAAAAACACCATACATCAGTATAAGCAGCAGTGCAGTAAGAGGGCGGGCTATGGTTCCAAACCAGCAAGTGCGGCTCACAGTTCGGGATTACCTAGACATTCCCGAAGACGACGAAAACCGCTACCAACTAATCGATGGGGAGTTGTACATGGCGCCGGCGCCTTCGTATGAACATCAGGAATCCTCATTGAATTTGGCTGCCATTCTGCGCGACTTTGTTCGTGAGAACGGGCTGGGCAGAGTAGTCGCCTCGCCAATTGATGTATATTTGTCCGACGGCGATGTGGTGCAGCCGGACATAGTGTTCATATCCAACGAGCGGCTGCACATAATCCACTCCGACGGGCTGCATGGCGCGCCGGGCTTGGTCATTGAGCTGCTGTCGCCCGGCACCGAGCGCATCGACCGCACGCTGAAGCGCGAACGCTACGAAAAGTTCGGAGTAGGTGAATACTGGCTCGCCGACCCGATAGCGAAGACAATCGTGGTGTTCCGCGCGCGCACCGTCGCATTCGAGCGCATCGGCGTCTTCACCGAAGGCATGGCGCTAGAAACGCCATTACTGCCCGGCTTGCGCGTGGAAATAAGTGCCGTCTTCGACTACTATGTGCCGAGCCGGTAG
- a CDS encoding PIG-L family deacetylase, with amino-acid sequence MTQASSNPNASQASQAYPNPDESHDLSRSTTTVLVVTPHPDDAETGAGGTIVKWAKQGRKIVLVVCTNGDKGSSDPEMTSPKLAAIREVEQREAAKVLGVSEVVFLRHPDQWLSDTYELREQISRQIKIHTPHTVLTMDPNRPYIRHEDHYVCGRVTLNCVFPYARDRMAFPEHNEEGLQPHKVREVYMWGSLDPDTYLDVTDTFEDKLDALSRHRSQVGQGWELREVRSRTRYAEVGKRIGVTYAEAFKRIEVF; translated from the coding sequence ATGACACAAGCGAGTTCTAATCCCAACGCAAGCCAGGCTTCGCAGGCGTATCCCAACCCTGACGAATCGCATGACCTGTCGCGCAGCACGACGACTGTGCTGGTGGTTACGCCGCATCCGGACGACGCCGAAACGGGAGCCGGCGGGACGATAGTCAAGTGGGCGAAGCAAGGTCGCAAGATTGTGCTCGTCGTCTGCACGAACGGCGACAAGGGCAGCTCCGACCCGGAGATGACATCGCCAAAACTCGCCGCCATACGCGAGGTGGAACAGCGCGAGGCGGCGAAAGTGTTGGGCGTGTCCGAGGTCGTGTTCCTGCGGCATCCGGACCAGTGGTTGAGCGATACCTACGAGCTGCGAGAGCAGATTTCACGCCAGATAAAAATACACACGCCGCACACCGTGCTGACTATGGATCCGAACCGCCCGTACATCCGCCACGAAGACCACTATGTATGCGGCAGAGTAACGCTCAACTGCGTGTTTCCGTACGCGCGCGACAGGATGGCGTTCCCGGAGCATAACGAAGAAGGCTTGCAGCCGCACAAGGTGCGCGAAGTGTATATGTGGGGTTCGCTAGACCCGGACACATACCTTGACGTTACGGACACATTCGAAGACAAGCTAGACGCGCTCAGCCGCCATCGTAGCCAAGTCGGACAAGGCTGGGAACTGCGCGAAGTGCGCTCACGCACACGCTACGCCGAAGTCGGCAAGCGCATAGGCGTAACCTACGCCGAAGCCTTCAAGCGCATCGAAGTTTTCTAA